Genomic DNA from Corynebacterium kroppenstedtii:
TATGGCGTTGAGGTGTCCTCGGTGCTGCAGCGCGTGCTGTTGACTTATTGCGGCGATGGCGAGCACGAGCCGGGTGCGCAGGAATGGGTCACTCCCGACGCCCTCGACCTGGCCTACCGCTACTCGAACATCAAGTTCACCCGGCGGGCCGTGGTGACGGCCGTGGAGTTCCAATTGACGCCCGGGGGAGTGTCGGCCCCGCTTCGCTATGGCGAGTTGGCCCGGCGCTTGGGGGTGACCCCGGAAGAATCAGCCCAGGAGGGTGGCGCTCGACGACCAGCCGCGGCGGTGCGTGAGGCGGTCCTCCAGCTGCGGCACGGTAAGGGAATGGTTCTCGACGCGAACGATCATGACACCTGGTCAGCGGGTTCGTTCTTCACTAATCCCATTATCGACGCCGACGCCCTCCCTCTTATCCGTGAGGCTGTCCGCCAGCGGTGTGGTGATGACGTCGCGGAGTCGATGCCAGCGTTCCCCGTCGGCAATCGTGTGAAGTTATCGGCAGCGTGGTTGATCGATAAGTCGGGGCTGACGAAGGGATGGAAGGTTCATGCTCACGCACCGGCGTCATTGTCAACGAAACATACGCTGGCCTTGACCAACCGCGGCGGGGCCAACAGCGCGGATATCGTCGAGTTGGCCCACGCCGTGCAAAACCATGTTCGGGAGGTCTTCGGGGTGACGTTGGAACCCGAACCAGTGTGGGTGGGGTTTTAGGCCGGCTGTGGAGCCATTGGCGCTAGTTTTTCTTTGTGCGCTCGATAATGTCGTCGCGGACATCACGTCGGCGGACCTTTCCCATGTGGTCGCGGGGTAAATCGTCGAAGTGATAGAACGTGCGGGGAACCTTGTATCGGGCTAGGGATTCCCTACAGAAGTCCTTTAATCCATCAGGGTCGAGGGCTGCTCCGGGTTCCAAGCTAATACCGGCGACGACTGTTTCAGAACCATCTTCACGGGGGAGACCGACAACTGTTGCGGCTTCAATATCGGGGTGCCGGGTGAGGACGTCTTCTACCTCTTGCGGGTACACATTGAATCCGCCAGTGATAATGATTTCTTTGGTCCGTGCGACTAAGCGAATGAAGCCATCGGGCTCCATGATCCCGACGTCGCCGGTGATGTACCAGCCGTTATGGAAGCTTTTTGCGTTGGCTTCGGGGGCATTGATGTATCCAGAGAAGACCTGAGGGCCTTTGACCAAGAGTTCTCCTGGTTCCCCATCGGGCATGGTGCGATCTAGATTATCTTTGTCCGCAATGCGAATAATGGTGTCGGGGAACGGGATGCCGACGTATCCGGGACGTCGGTTATCGGTCATGGGGTTCCCGGCAATGATGGGGGAGGTTTCCGTCAGCCCATAGCCTTCGATGAGATGTCCTTTGGTCAGTGCTTCCCACTTTTCGACGGTAGAGGCGGGCAGGGATGATGCGCCGGAGAATGAGTTACGGACGCCATGGATATCAATGCCCTTCTTTGTCGCCTCAGCGGCAATACGCTCATACAACGTAGGGACTCCGGGCAGCCATGTAGGAGTCTCTTTCTTCATAATCGACATGATGAGCTTCATATCCGGTGAGGGCAGCAGAATGAGTTCTGCACCGCCGATGAAGGGCCCAAATAGCATGGTCATCACGATGCCGTAGGCGTGGAACATAGGCAGCGCAGTAAGGAAAGTCTCTTTGCCTGGGCGTAAGTCAGGAACCCACGCTTTGCCCTGAACAACATTGGCCACAAGGTTTCGATGGCGCAATTCTGCGCCTTTGGGCGCTCCCGTCGTGCCGGAGGTGTACAGGATAAGTGTCGGGTCATCGGGATCGGCGTCATAAGGTTCGATGGTGGATCCATCCCCACCGAGGCCGTCGGAAATGAGAGTTTCCCAAGGAATTGTCCCATCGACTGAGGTGGTGAGCTGGCCCCTCATCTTGGAAAGGGGAGGAAGAGGGATCCGGAGAGCTAGCCGATAGTGCAGAGGCATAGCTTTTGTCATATCCACCGAAACAATGGTGTCTAAAGCAGTATTGGGGTCGGCACGAAGCTTTTCGACCATCGCGACCGATTTGTCCCACGCGATCGCGATACGCGCTCCATGATCTGCAAAGGGGCCTTTGAGCTCAGGAGCGGTATAGAGAGGGTTATGTTCGACGGGTACCGCGCCTAGCATGACGCAGGCGAAAAAAGCATGAATGTGCTGAGGACAATTAGGCATGAGGAGTGCGACGCGATCGCCTTGGCGCACTCCAAGGGCATAGAGTCCGGCTGCGGCCCGACGTACCTCGCGATCGACATCCTTCCAAGATTGTTTAGCTCCAAAGAAGGAAAGGCCTGGTCGATTGCCAAATTTGGCCAGGTTGTCGCGGTAAATGGTGGACAGCGTTATGCCCTCATAATCCAGCTCATGGTCAGTCCATTCGGGGTAATACTGTAACCATGCTTTATCGTCGGTTGCTCCCATGTTTGCACTTTCTGTCGTAGCGATAGGTGGAAGGGACACTCTCGAAGGGGTGTGCCGTGGGCGTGATTGATGTGAAGCGATAGTACGCCTCAATTCCGAGTGGAGCTTAGGCCTCTTATCGTTAAGACCTCTTGGGATAGACCTAGGCAGCGACGGGGGACTGAGGCGTTTTTCACCCTAACGCTAACGACTCTCCATATGAAATTTTTGTAGGCAAAAAATAAAAATAGTGGTAATTCGGCAACTACATATTTGCTACATTGTCGGACGCCGAATCGCTCCGCCCTATGGCCAACCCCGAAACTCCCCCGGGATGTCAGAGTGCAACGCTTGCAAGGATCGCCCGATTCATCCACCCTTGGTGGCATGACAACTTCTCCTCGCGGCCGGATCGCCGTGATCTCGATGCACACCTCTCCCATTGAGCAACCGGGGGTCGGTGATGCCGGAGGAATGAACGTCTACATCCGATCCACCTCATTAGAACTGGGTGCATTGGGGTACGAGGTCGATATCTTCACCCGCGCCACACGCTCTAGCCAGGGGAAAGTCGTGCAGCTCGCGCCGAATGTTCGGCTCATTAACATCATTGCCGGTCCCTACGAAGGGCTCACCAAAGAGGAACTCCCCACACAAATGGTCGCCTTCACCGGCGGCATCATCGAATTCGCCCATTGTGAAAAAGTGTCCTACTCGCTCATCCACTCACACTATTGGATGAGTGGACAGGTGGGGTGGCTTCTCCGCGACCTATGGCAAGTCCCACAGATTCACACCGCGCACACCCTCGCGCTTGTCAAGAACAGCGCGCTAGCCACGGGCGACCGCCCCGAACCGGAATCACGGCGCATCTGTGAACAACAAATCGTGGACAACGCGGATCGCCTCGTCGTCAATACCGAAGCAGGAAAAGATAACCTAGTCTTCCACTACGATGCCAACCCCGAGCACATCGACGTCGTCCTCCCCGGGGCAGATGTTACACAATTCTCGCCGGGATCCGACCGGGCAACAGAACGCAGCCGACGTGAACTCGGCGTCCCTTTGCATGCCACGGTCATCGCCTTCGTCGGACGCATGCAGCGATTGAAAGGCCCGCACGTCCTCCTGCGGGCCGTCGCCGATATGATGAAACAGCGCCCGGACCAGGAACTACGCGTGCTTATGTGCGGCGGACCATCAGGCAACGGGCTCGCGCGCCCCACCGAATTTGAAGACCTCGCGCGGGACCTCGGCATCGACTCCCTGGTGCGATTCCTTGCACCCCGCCCGCCAGAGGACCTCGCCAGCGTCTACCGCGCCGCCGACATCGTCGCCATCCCTAGCTACAACGAATCCTTCGGGCTCGTCGCCGTAGAAGCCCAAGCATCCGGCACCCCTGTCGTTGCAGCGCGTGCCGGTGGACTGCCCATCACCATCGACGACGGCACCAGCGGAATCCTCGTCGACGGCCATAACCCATCCGATTGGGCCGCCGCGTTGCAAGCCTTGTGCGATGACGACGATCGTCGAATCGCCATGGGCGAAAACGCCACCGCCCACGCCTCCAGGTTCTCCTGGGCCAGCTCGGCACGCCACCTCAGTGACATTTATGAGGATGCAATCAAGAAAGGCCCCCACGTTCGTTGCGGAAGTGACCGCGCCGGGGCGTCATAGAGGCCACAATGGAGAGTATGACCAAAAACGACCTGATCGCACTCCTCGACGAGGCGGACATTGATTATGACGCCCCCGACGGCAAGGACTTTGTGGCCGTTATCCTGCCGGGAACCAGGCGACTGAAAACCGTCGCGCTGCTGATCCCGGGCCAGAATTACCTACGCATTGAAGCGTTTGTGTGCCGTGCCGTCGAGGAAAAACAGGCCGACGTGTACCGGTTCCTGTTGCAGAAGAACAACAAGACATTCGGTGTTGCCTATACGCTCGACGCCAATAACGACATCTATCTGGCCGGATACCTACCAGCGAATCTAAGCCCGCAGGACCTGGATCGGGCTCTGGGACAGCTACTGGACCGGGCGGATAACGATTTCAACCGGATGCTTGAGATGGGATTTGAGGAATCCATCCGCAAAGAATGGGCCTGGCGATTAAGCCGCGGCGAATCAACGAGAAACTTGGAAGCCTTCGAGGCTCTCCGACCTGCCGACGAGTAGCCGGGAAGCAGCCGATGAGCAGCCACCGCCCAGTGCACTGACCATGTTCATCCAGGCACGCTGCGATGTTCCTCCAGGGCACTAGGCAAGGTGTTGCCATTCGTGGCACGATAGAAGGCATGAGTAACGGAAAACTTATTCTTCTTCGTCATGGCCAGAGCCAGTGGAATTCCACGAACCAATTTACGGGTTGGGTCGACGTTGATCTCACTGAAAAGGGCGAGGCAGAAGCCAAGCGCGGTGGCGAGCTCATCAAGGAAAAGGGCCTTCATCCTGAGGTGCTCTACACCTCCCTGTTACGACGGGCTATCCGCACCGCTGACATCGCCCTCAACGCTGCCGACCGGCTGTGGATCCCGGTCATCCGTGATTGGCGCTTGAACGAGCGTCACTACGGTGCCCTGCAGGGGCTGAACAAAGCCGATACTAAAGAAAAATACGGTAACGAAAAATTCATGGCATGGCGTCGGTCCTACGACACTCGCCCGCCAGAGCTCGAGGACGGCACAGAGTACTCGCAATCCGACGACCCCCGCTACGCCAACCTTGACTCGGTCCCGAAGACGGAGTGCTTGAAGGACGTCGTTGCTCGCTTCGTCCCCTACTTTAAGGAAGAAATCCTTCCGCGCGCACAGAAGGGGCAGACCGTCCTGATCGCTGCCCATGGAAACTCCTTGCGTGCGTTGGTCAAGCACCTGGATAACATTTCCGACGACGACATCGCCGGTTTGAACATCCCCACCGGTATCCCGCTGGTCTACGAGATTGCTGAGGACGGCTCCGTTGTGAACCCCGGCGGAACCTACTTGGATCCGGAAGCTGCTGCCGCAGGAGCTGCGGCCGTCGCTAACCAGGGCTCGAAGTAAAAGCGGACCCATGACGTTAAGGCGGGGCAGTTAACGCGTGGCGGTGAGGTAGGGGGAGCCCGCCCCGCGTGACCGACTACGCTTAATGATGTGTCCGCGACAATCGGCATCATCATCGCAGTCAGTGTGTTCGTCGGGGGAGCCATTGGTTTCACAGTGGCCAAATTGCACCGTGTTCTCTCTGGTGTGCAATTACTCCACCCGCGGCTGAAACCCCGCGCAGGTGGGGAAGCGCCCGGCCGCGAACCGACGGCCCGTGTTCAGAAACCAGCGTCGCCATCTCGCCAGCCCAAAGCTAAGGCGTCGAGCAAGCTGGTGACCTACGCCGACGTGCTCAATGTGGCCGTCGATAATTCCCCCATCGCGGTGGTCGTCGTCGATAAGCATGAAGACATTGTGCTAGCCAACGATGCTTCCCGGGTACTGGGCATTGTGGATAAGACGCACATCAACCGGGCGGCCTGGGGAGCTGCGCTGAAGGTTTTCGCGGACGGTGAGCCGCGCGAGATCGTGTTCCGCCCGGAGCGGTCTGCTCGTGAGACCCGCGAACGCCCCATTTTTTCGGTGAAAGCCGCCGTTCGCTTACTTTCTGACAGCGACAATCGCTTCATCGTTATATATGCGATTGATGACTCAGAGAATGTGCGCATGGAAACTGCGCGGAGAGATTTCGTCGCAAATGTGTCACATGAGTTGAAATCACCGGTCGGAGCGGTGTCGTTAATGGTGGAAGCCCTGCTTGAGGCCAAAGATGATCCCGATTCTGTCGAATATTTCGGCGGAAAAGTAATGAAAGAAACCCAAAGACTGGGCCAATTGATCACCGAACTAATCTCTTTAACCAAGCTACAAGGCGCGGAACCATTACCTGATTTCGAAGTCCTGAGCATCGACGATGTGGTTGACGAAGCAGTCGAGCGATGCCGATTTGCCGCGGAAGCGCACGACATCTCACTCTCCACCGACGCTCCTTGCGGGGCCACCGTGTTAGGTGACACGAACTCGCTGGTCACCGCGTTGAGCAACCTCATCATGAACGCCATCAATTACTCGCCGGAAGCAACGCCGGTCACCGTCACCAGGGAAGTGCTCTCTGACCGTGACAAGGGGCGGCAGGTCGTGGACGTGCGGGTGACAGACCGCGGAATCGGCATCGCCCCCGAAGACCAGAAACGCGTCTTCGAGCGGTTCTTCCGCGTCGACAAGGCACGATCCCGACGAACAGGGGGTACAGGTTTGGGCCTGGCGATTGTGAAGCATGTGGCAGCAAACCACGACGGCGACATTAAGCTATGGAGTAAGCCGGAAACCGGATCAACATTCACTTTGGAGCTCCCGACACATGACTAGTGTTCTTATTGTCGAAGATCAGGAAACGTTATCCGAGCCGCTTGCATTCCTCCTGCGCAAGGAGGGATTCGATGTCATCATCGCCCCCGACGGGCCGACGGGTCTGCGTGAGTTCAGCCAGCACGAGATCAGCATTGTTCTCCTCGACCTTATGCTCCCGGGGATGTCCGGCACCGAGGTCTGTAAAAAACTGAGGCAAAGCTCTACCGTCCCCATCATCATGGTCACGGCACGAGATACAGAGATGGACAAAATCGTTGGCTTGGAGCTGGGTGCCGACGACTACGTCACGAAACCGTATTCGGCCCGCGAACTTATCGCGAGAATTCGGGCGGTTCTTCGACGTGGCCGCGGGACTTCTGGGCCTGACCAGTTTGACGACGAAATCCTTGAGGTCGGGAACGTGCGGATGGACGTGGAACGCCACTCGGTATGGGTGGACGACAAAGAAATCAACATGCCCCTGAAGGAATTTGACCTGCTGGAATACCTGATGCGGAATGAAGGGCGTGTGCTGACACGTGGCCAGCTGATTGACCGCGTGTGGGGGCTGGACTACGTGGGGGACACGAAAACGCTGGATGTTCACGTGAAGCGGTTGCGGTCCAAAGTGGAGGATGACCCCTCGCACCCGCACCATCTGATCACGGTCCGGGGGCTTGGATACAAATTCGAATAACGGCGGGCCCCGGCGGTTTTAGCGGCGTGGTGAGGTTTGTGCTTCCCGCCCGTTTTTAGCGGCGTGGTGCCGCGCGGTTTTAGTTGGCCGGGTGTGTGCCGGCGACCGTTGCCGGATGCATCGCAACAATCGGCATTCCCAACGACACAGGGCGACGTGAATTCTGCGCAGCTTCGGTTTGTTGCGTGACGTTGGTCTGCCCCTCGGCCTCCATCACGATCCGAGCCCGTTCCTCTAACGCCTCACAATGCTCCGCGATGACCTCGTAGGCGCTCTCGCCGAGCATTTCGGTCAACTCATCTTTGTGTGTACGCCACAGGGATTTCCCTTGGAGGAAAGGCATGGGCGTATGGCAGCCAGGAGCGCCGCTGCAGTACCAGTCAAAATCCTCTCCGCCGTCGCCCCACCCGCGGCGTTCGTATTCGCCAATCGTCGTGTGCAGGATTTCATGGCCGTCGGGGCGGGTCTCCCAGTCCTCCGTGCGGTGCAAAGGTAGCTGCCAACACACCTCGGGCTTCGCGTATTCCAGTCGTTCGCCAGTGTCCATGGCCCACTGGTGGAGAGCGCACCCCGTGCCCGTTGGCCAGCCGGGCCGGTTCGCGAAAATGCAGGCACCGTCCACAATGGGCGTCTTGAGCGCTGGTTCTGGTTCGCCGTCGTCATTGTCTAGCTCATCCCACACGAGCCAGGGCTCCAACTCCGCCGGGTCGCGGGTGCTCAGCCACTCGTCCGTCCCCTCCGGGCGAAGTTGCCAATACTTCGCGGGCATGCGGGACACGCAATCCGTGAGGGCGTCGTGATCGTCTTCGTCGGCAAGAAATGCCCCGTGAACACAGCAGCCAGCATTGGGCATCGACGATTCAATTCCCGGGCATGCGTCGGTGCCGAACCGGCAGGAATAGCCGGAGAGCAGCCAGGTGAGATCGACGGTGATGAGGTGATCCTCGTCGTCCGGGTTGAGGAAGGAGAACCATTCGCGCGGGAAGTCTGCGGGGACTTCGATGCCGGCGCGGATGGAGCGGTCCGCGAGGGTGCCCTCGGGGTAGCCGGTGCGCATGGGATGGGTGCGCGCTGTGGAATGGGTGGGTTTAGGAGTGGGCATTGCGCACTCAGCATAGATGCTGACCGGGCGATCACTTAAAACGCGGAAAATCTAACGAGGTTTGAACCCAATCATAATGCGGGGTTATACAACAAAAGTGTGTCCGCATGCCGGAAAACTGCGGGGGTATATGCGGGGTGGTGGTCAAACTGCGGGGGGATATGGGCGAAAAATGGCAGAAAATTGACCATATACCCCCGCGCTTTTATTCGGGGCGCATATCCCCCCGCATTTTCGGGCTCCAGGTGTAGCGTCCCCCGCGGTGTCCGTCCACCGGCTCCTTCTTCCGTGCGTCGGTGCGTCGGGCCCCAGAAATTGTGTTCTTCCTGGGCTTATACGACTGAAGATAAACTCTTCCTTGAAACGAAAAACAGCCTCGAGCTCATGCTCGAGACCAGGATTTCTTTTTAATATGCAGGTGATTCCTGCTCATCCAGGAACACCTCACCCACGCCCGGTAACGCTAGTAAGCATAACGATCGGCTGTGATAGAGGCGGTCTCTTCCTGATTACTTTTTGCTGACCCGTTGGCCAAAGGTTCCGGCAGGTCCTCGATGGTAAACAGCCTCGAAACTGCCGCGATCGCTTCCGGTCGCGTTGATCTTTTCACCACACGAAAGGGTGTCCTGCGCGCTGCCGATAATGCAGACGACGGTGTATTCCTGCCCCGTCGTCGGGCTTTTTTGTGTGAAGTCAGCGCGCAATACGGAGGTCACGGTCGGGTCAGGAGCCCACTTGGAGTACGTCTGCTGCATCGCGGAGGTGAATATTGCTCCTGCAAAACCGCAGGATGTTGTCGCCTCTGCCTTGATCTCATCTCCGTCGTAGGTTGTGCCACAGTTTCCGCCGATTTGATTGGGATTGGGAATGTAATTGCTCGTCCCATTCAACGTGGATGGTGCGTCTTCTTGCCGACGATGGCCACCCTCGGTGCCGTCACCATCTCTATGTTGATCGGACTCTGCCTGGGAGTCGAGCGAGGGCTGAATGTTGGCGTGGCTGTTTGATGCGTCGCGGGGACTCGAGGGTGAGGCGGTCGACGGGGAAACCGCTGACCGTGAGCCTTGGGGCGTTTCGTCACTGCCCTGGTCGCATCCGGATAGCCAAAGACTGACCACGGGCACGACGCTGAGGAGGGAAATGTATTTTCTACTTCTCGTCATGTCACCCATCGGCTTAAGCTCACCCTTCACAATAGATATTTCGTTCATTACGCATGGTTTATGCATGATTATCTTGTAGCCCGAGTCATGTACTCCGCGATATTTCGGGGATCTGTCGCAGTGTTGCGACGGACGTATTATGGGTAAAAACATCTATCTGTCGAATGAAGGAGCCATCATGGCTAACAAATCACTCCAGCGTCGGCTATCCCGTGCCAAGAAACTGTACGCAGGGCATGCGCCCAAGAATGAGCCAGTTTCGCAAAAGGTCACGCGGCTCGCTCTCGGTGGATTTATGACGATGGCGGGTGTGTCGCACCTCGCGTGGAACCGCAAAACATTCCAGGACCAGGTCCCGTCCTGGGCGCCGCTCTCCGAGGACTCGGTCGTCGTCGGCTCTGGTTTGGCAGAAATTGGCCTGGGCCTGGGCCTCATGGCTTTACCCAAGGAGCGTCGCAAAGTCGGGGTTGCATTGGCCGCTTTCTACATTGCTATTTTCCCGGGCAATGTGGGGCAATACGCCGAAAAGAACGGCGGTTTTAACTTGGATACCGACGGCAAACGCCTCCTGCGTCTTTTCGGTCAGCCGGGATTGATCGCTGCTGCACTGTGGGCTGGCGGTTTGCCTGAGAAGGACTAAACAACCGAGCGGGTTACGTCACTCCGCCCGCCACCCACGTTGGTTCGTTTATCGCACTGATACAGTTATGTTCCGTGCGACTCGGTGTACTAGACGTAGGAAGCAACACCGTTCATCTCGTGGTGGTTGATGCCCGTCAGGGTGGTCAACCGTCGGCGATGAGCGACTGGAAAACCACCATGCGGCTCATGGAGCACATTAATAAGCATGGCGAGTTGAACTCGAAAGGCCGCCACAAGCTCGTCAAAGGGGTCAAAGAGGCCTCTGACCTGGCGGAAACGTTCGGTTGCGATGACATGATCCCCTTCGCTACGTCCGCGGTGCGGTCCGCCACCAACTCCGACGACGTTCTGGCGGAAGTGAAAGACCAGACCGGCGTCGAACTCAAAATTCTGTCCGGTGAGGATGAAGCCCGCTTGACATTTCTTGCTGTCCGACGGTGGTACGGATGGTCGGCCGGGCGAATCATTGACCTCGACATCGGTGGCGGATCCCTGGAGATCAGCGCTGGCCCGGATGAAGACCCGGAAGACGCGTTCTCCGTACAGCTGGGCGCGAACCGATTGACCCACGATTGGCTCGACCAAGACCCGCCGTCGAAGAAGAAGATTAAAGCGCTGCGTGATTACATCGACGCGGAATTGGCCACACCGGCGGCGACGATTAAGAACCACGGCGTCCCCGACCTTGCCGTGGGCACGTCGAAAACCTTTAGAACATTGGCCCGACTGACGGGTGCCGCTCCCAGCTCGGCTGGCCCCAGGGTGAAGCGGACGTTGACGCGCGCGGGTGTTCGGCAGTTGATTGCATTTATTTCTCGGATGACGGCGGAGGACCGCGCGGAGCTCGAGGGAGTCAGTGCGGATCGGGCGCCGCAGATTGTGGCCGGTGCGCTGGTGGCTGAGGGGGCCATGCGCGCGCTGGACCTGGAAGAGATCAACATTTGCCCGTGGGCGCTGCGTGAAGGCGTCATTATGCGGTACACCGATTCGCCAGACTTCGTGGCGGATTATCAATAGGTGCGCTTGGGCGTAGTTGCCACAGTGGTGTGGCCAGAACGTGTGGTCGCGCGACGGCTGGATTTGCGGTCGCCGCGACGTCGGTAATCGTTTGATTGTCGGCACTATTTGGCTTATACACCTAAGAGTGAAACTAGTTTGTGGCCCAAAAATGTGGCCATATGTTCATTGTTGGCCTGCGCTTGGGTAGGGTTGAGGGCGTTGATGTTCGGCCCGTGAACAATGGGCCATTCTCCATTGATGGTCGAGAGGACGGTATGGCTGGCGACCAAATAACTGTGGCAGAACTTCTTGCTCGTCGCGCCGCGAGCCGGAAGAGTGCCGACGTAGCTGGGGAACCGGCTGACGATGCCGATGTTGCTCCTCGACGGCACCGGAACATTGAACAGGGGGGCGTGTCTGTTGCAGAGCTGACGGGCTCCATTCCAAAAGTCACTGACGAACACCTTGAGAACGGCGGAGACGAGGAGCCGACGGACGTCGATGTTGACGACGTCGATGAGGTAGAGGCCGAACCCTCAGCGTCCGTGAATAGTGAGTCTGTAGATAGTGGCTCGGTGGACAGCGACTCTTCGTGGTCTGACGAAACTTGGGCCCGGGCTGCGCAGAACGATGCGCATGGCGAGCAGGGTGCCGACTATGAGCAGGGTGCCGATCGTGTCGAGCCGGTTGACCAGAGTGCCAACATCGAGGCACGTGTAGTTGGCGACGAAGTTGATGCCGACAGCGACATTGATAGCGACGTTGACAGTGAAGTTGACGCCGACGGCGAACCTGAGAACGCCGCGGACACCGTATGGAACGAAGATACGTGGGCTGCGGGCGCGGAGGGCTCTGACGATTCGGCCGCGAGCAGCGACGTTGCTGAGGACGATTGGAGTGCGGATCAGCGCGGATCTGACCGGGTAACAGTGGATCGCGCAGGAGTGGACCGTGCCTCCGAGATCGACGATGATCAGGCGCGTGACTCGTTGTCGACATCTACTCCGCGTGCCTCAACTCCGTCGACAGAAGAAACTCGCAATCTGCAACAGATTACCGACGAGGATCTCGCAGCAGCCGACGACAATCCCGATGAACAGGGATTATTGCGTGGCGAATACCCCTCTGATGACGGGTCTAAGATCGACGATGAGTCCTCTTACTGGCACGAGGAGCAGGAAGGGGCCCTGCCGGGGGAAGAGCACGAGACATCTGAGCGGTTGTCGGAGTATTCCGATGAGGACGATGAGCGTTCAGACCGGGGTGAGTCCGCGGTCAAGGATGAGTCCCGCGACGAGGACGAATCCTCGGACAAAATGAACATTGGCCTGATGATCGTCCAGATCATCGTTGCCTTGGCTGCCGGTGTGGCCGTGTTCAAAGGGTTCACTATTTTGTGGAACAGGTTCTCGGTGCCGTTGACGGCATTGCTAGCCATCGTTATG
This window encodes:
- a CDS encoding Ppx/GppA phosphatase family protein; translated protein: MRLGVLDVGSNTVHLVVVDARQGGQPSAMSDWKTTMRLMEHINKHGELNSKGRHKLVKGVKEASDLAETFGCDDMIPFATSAVRSATNSDDVLAEVKDQTGVELKILSGEDEARLTFLAVRRWYGWSAGRIIDLDIGGGSLEISAGPDEDPEDAFSVQLGANRLTHDWLDQDPPSKKKIKALRDYIDAELATPAATIKNHGVPDLAVGTSKTFRTLARLTGAAPSSAGPRVKRTLTRAGVRQLIAFISRMTAEDRAELEGVSADRAPQIVAGALVAEGAMRALDLEEINICPWALREGVIMRYTDSPDFVADYQ